The following nucleotide sequence is from Phycisphaera sp..
TCCGGGCGATGGCGGTGCCGCACACGCACACGATCAGGACGAGCCAGGTGAGCTTGGCCCAGGCCCAGACGGTGCCCCAGAAGCCCTGAACGCCCATCCATGGCAGGAGTTCTTCGGCCGAGATCGGCAGCGTCCACGAGGCGGCAAGAGCGGCCAACCCCGCCAACGCGATCGTCACGGGATGGAAGGCCAGCCCGCCCGCTCGGAACACGAACGCGGTCGATTCGGCCAGTTCCGTCCACGAGCCGGGCTCGGCGACCGTCCACGGGTGGGCGGTTCGGTCGCTCTGGTCGTACTCCGGCGGACGGCTGGTCATCGTGGGTGATCCCCTCCAAACGATCTGGATGCTCCGATCCTTGGCCTGCCGGGGGTCGAAGTGGCCGCCGGGGCGGCAACAATCGTCTGTTGGGCATCGGTTTCCGCCCTACCGGCTTCGTGGTCGGGGCGTGGGGCCGACCGGAGCGACCATGATCGACGCAACCGTCCGCTGGATCCTCTACATCGTGGCGCTGGTCCTGATCGGCCCCGTCGCGGGCCTGCTCATGGGCCTCACCGATGGGCCCGATGGCTCGGCGGGCACGGCCGTGGTCTCGACCAGCCCGATCATCGGTGTGATATCCCTGATGCTCGGCTCGATCCTGGCTGCGGGCATCGGCGCTCTCGCGGCCTGGCGGTGCGGGCTGCGGCCCGGGCTCACGTGCGCTGGCATCGTCATGTGCTGGATGGCCGGGATGTCGGCCAGCACCGCTTCGGCCGTCTCGTCGACCGGCGATGGTCCCTGGGGTGCGTTCGTGGTCGAGGGCGTGCTGGTCGCCGTGTGCCTGGTGGGCATCGGTATCGCCGTTGCTCTGGCCGCCCAGCGGCACACGCCCCAGCCGGGCGAGCACATCACGCCCCAATCGGCCGAAGCGATGGAGACCGAGCACTCGCTCAGCTTCTCGGGTCGGTCGGTGGCGGCGGTCGTGATCGCCGTCGCGGCCGGTGGTGCCGCGGCCTGGGTGCTCGCGGTCACCGACCTCAAGGGCCAGGTCATCGCCGCCGCGGCGCTGGCGGCAATCGCCATCGCGGTGGTCGTCAAGCTGGTCGATCTCAAGACCCCCGCGCTGGGCGCGCTCGCGGCGGCGGCGCTGCTGGCCATCGCCGGCCCCGCCTACGCCATGGCGACCGTGCCCACCGACACCGCCCTCGCGGCCGCGTACGCCCAGGCGCTGCCCGGCATTGTTCGATTGACCCCGCTCGACTGGGCCGCCGGCACGCTGCTGGGCACGCCGATTGGCCTGGCGTGGGCGGCGTCGATCGTCAAGCGGGCCGAGAGCTAAGGGCCGCGTTCTTTCCCGGCATACTTGCCCGATCCGAGAGGTTCCCCTTTGACCATGACCCCCACCTCAGACACGCCCTCCAACTCGTCCATGCCCGACATGCAGTCGAGCGCCGACCCGCGTGAGATCGCCATCGACCGCGTGGGCGTGCGTGAGGTGGTGTACCCCATCAAGCTGCGGACCCGCGACGGCGGCGAGCAGGGCTCGATCGCTAAGGTCGGCATGTACGTCGCCCTGCCCCACACCCAGAAGGGCACGCACATGAGCCGCTTCATCGAGGTGCTCGAGGCCCACGCGTGCGAGCCGCTGACGCCCGAGATGTTCCCCGGCATCGCGCGCGCCATCCGCGATCGGCTGAACGCGCAGGAGGCCCACATCTCGGCCAGCTTCACCTACTTTATGAAGAAGAAGGCCCCGGTCACCGGCATCGAGAGCCTGATGGACTACGAGGTGACCTTCGAGTGTACCGCCAATGGTGACGACGATTTCGTGATGACCGTCGCCGCACCCGCCACGAGCCTCTGCCCGTGCAGCAAGGAGATCTCCGCCTACGGCGCCCACAACCAGCGCTGCGAGATCAAGGCCAGCGTCCGCTTCACCGGCGCCATGTGGATCGAGGATCTGGTCGAGATCTGCGAGGGTGCCAGTTCACTGGAAGTCTTCGCCCTGCTCAAGCGGCCCGACGAGAAGTACGTGACCGAGCACGCCT
It contains:
- the folE2 gene encoding GTP cyclohydrolase FolE2, whose translation is MTPTSDTPSNSSMPDMQSSADPREIAIDRVGVREVVYPIKLRTRDGGEQGSIAKVGMYVALPHTQKGTHMSRFIEVLEAHACEPLTPEMFPGIARAIRDRLNAQEAHISASFTYFMKKKAPVTGIESLMDYEVTFECTANGDDDFVMTVAAPATSLCPCSKEISAYGAHNQRCEIKASVRFTGAMWIEDLVEICEGASSLEVFALLKRPDEKYVTEHAFDNPKFVEDIVRDLAIALDADDRVRWYAISSENFESIHSHNAYAELERRKG